In Clostridium sp., one DNA window encodes the following:
- a CDS encoding cyanophycinase produces the protein MVKILDIYRKGCVILEERLEGNLIIIGGAEDKRGDKHILKEVCSKLDKEEDILVVATIASEIPEELGSEYNTVFKELGIKNIRILNIEKRTSAYYKENIDKIENAALIFFTGGDQLRITSLIGGTPLYSKIKDLYKNGCIFVGTSAGASVMSDTMIVTGPDDEAPKKCTLKMAPGLGFIKGVIIDQHFAQRGRIGRLLVGIAENPESLGIGIDEDTAIVVKDNGEFKVIGSGAVYIIDGSNISCTNVSEQYPEEVLSIFDVKLHVLKNGNKFNIISKLPYSD, from the coding sequence ATGGTAAAAATACTAGATATCTATAGGAAAGGATGCGTCATTTTGGAAGAAAGACTAGAGGGAAATTTAATAATAATAGGAGGAGCGGAAGACAAGCGGGGTGACAAACATATATTGAAGGAAGTATGCAGCAAGCTGGATAAGGAAGAAGATATATTGGTTGTTGCAACTATAGCTTCTGAAATACCTGAAGAACTTGGAAGCGAATATAATACCGTATTCAAGGAACTTGGAATAAAAAATATAAGAATATTAAATATAGAAAAGAGAACAAGTGCTTATTACAAAGAAAATATAGATAAAATTGAAAATGCCGCACTCATATTTTTTACAGGAGGAGATCAACTGAGAATAACAAGTCTTATAGGAGGAACACCATTATATTCAAAGATAAAGGATCTGTACAAGAATGGATGTATATTTGTGGGTACGTCTGCAGGCGCTTCTGTTATGAGTGATACAATGATAGTTACGGGGCCCGATGATGAGGCACCTAAAAAATGTACGCTGAAAATGGCACCGGGCCTTGGATTTATAAAAGGAGTTATAATAGATCAGCACTTTGCACAAAGGGGAAGAATAGGAAGACTGCTTGTCGGAATTGCTGAAAACCCGGAAAGCCTTGGAATAGGAATAGATGAAGATACTGCTATTGTTGTTAAGGATAATGGCGAATTTAAAGTTATAGGGTCTGGAGCAGTATATATAATTGATGGATCAAATATAAGCTGCACCAATGTGTCGGAGCAGTATCCTGAAGAAGTACTGTCAATTTTTGATGTAAAATTACATGTCCTTAAAAATGGGAACAAGTTTAATATAATAAGTAAATTGCCATACAGTGATTAG
- the yabG gene encoding sporulation peptidase YabG, with amino-acid sequence MKIGDMVVRKSYGKDITFRIIGVEEAKEGNIYTLKGMNLRIIADAGEDDLEVVSENSLTDTEKVFTKKINDSIRNILINRGEGFRGGGFRGGPIQEYKCRKFSEGGSKNELAFGRPGRILHIDGDVEYLDVCLKVYKQLMLDVVGRNISEKEQPGKVVELVRNIKPDIVVITGHDSIVKDCTDYTDISNYKNSRYFVEAVRELRNYEPNYDDLVIFAGACQSCYEKILDSGANFASSPSRVLIHCLDPVFLCEKIAYTNIERVVSIQEALENTITRTNGIGGLQTRGKYREGFPKSPYV; translated from the coding sequence ATGAAAATAGGAGATATGGTTGTAAGAAAGTCTTATGGGAAAGATATAACTTTTAGAATAATAGGAGTTGAAGAAGCAAAAGAAGGGAATATTTATACGTTAAAAGGGATGAATTTAAGAATAATAGCTGATGCTGGAGAAGATGATCTTGAAGTGGTTTCAGAAAATTCACTGACTGATACAGAAAAGGTATTTACAAAGAAGATAAATGATTCCATTAGAAATATTTTAATAAACAGGGGGGAGGGATTTAGAGGAGGAGGATTCAGGGGAGGGCCAATACAGGAATACAAATGCAGAAAATTTTCAGAGGGTGGTTCGAAGAATGAACTCGCTTTTGGAAGGCCTGGCAGAATACTTCACATAGATGGGGATGTAGAATATCTGGATGTATGTCTTAAAGTGTATAAACAGCTTATGCTTGATGTTGTTGGCAGGAATATATCTGAAAAAGAACAGCCGGGGAAGGTTGTGGAACTTGTAAGGAATATAAAACCTGATATAGTGGTTATAACGGGTCATGACTCTATTGTCAAAGATTGTACTGACTACACTGATATAAGCAATTACAAAAATTCAAGGTATTTTGTGGAAGCAGTTCGGGAACTTAGAAATTATGAACCCAACTATGATGATCTTGTTATATTTGCCGGAGCGTGCCAGTCATGTTATGAGAAGATTCTGGATTCAGGTGCGAACTTTGCAAGTTCTCCGAGTAGAGTTTTGATTCATTGCCTTGATCCTGTATTTTTATGTGAGAAAATAGCCTATACAAATATAGAAAGAGTTGTTTCTATACAGGAAGCCCTAGAAAATACAATAACCAGGACAAATGGAATAGGAGGACTTCAAACGAGAGGGAAATATAGAGAAGGGTTTCCTAAATCACCTTATGTATAA
- the cphA gene encoding cyanophycin synthetase, whose protein sequence is MKIDDIKVFEGRNIYSHKKCIKMCVDLEGYSEVPTKDIKNFNDNLLKTIPELNEHRCGIDKEHGFVKRLHEGTYLAHVCEHIIIAIQNMLGIDVCYGKSRETQGDKYYIVFQYIYKNTGVQSARTAVDIINSFINHTEYDFEKSISALKDILREEEIGPSTASIIQEAKRRKIPVTRIGDNSVFQLGYGKYSKIIEATISSNTKAVAVDIACDKLLTKEILRNQCLPVADGDSVKNMDDLIEKAEQIGYPVVLKPRRGNQGRGVFPNLKNKEEAMEAYKLLCDNFSDIIIEKNISGKDYRICIVNGKVVAVSKRIAPYVIGDGASSIRKLIENVNMDVMRGYGHEKPLTKIKIDEELKTYIGKKNYDLNSILKKGEKLILRENSNLSTGGKASDCTDMICSENIDICERAAQAIGLDICGIDLCCKDIGKSALKDGAILEINAAPGIRMHQYPSKGKARNVSKAIVDELFKNSPITIPIVSITGTNGKTTTTRLLSHILGVAGYRVGMTTTGGIYIGGKCIYTGDTTGYYSAKAVLNNHEVEAAVLETARGGIIKKGLAYDKADVGVITNITEDHLGIDGIETMEDLAFVKSLVGEAVKDDGYVVLNADDLVSMSILNRIKARIIMFSRDKYNTMLRNNINKGAPGIYIYDGVMYFEREDTVVPIVKVSDIKISIGGKLMYNVENAMASCAAALALNISYADIGSGLKTFYGDAISNPGRFNIYELNNAKVILDYGHNIEGYKSVIKGIKNITHERLVGIIGVPGDRTDKSIEEIGRIAGENFDYIYIKEDKDRRGRKLGDVAAILKRGVLKTGFNVKKVRTVLDEKMAFEEALDSLKSNDVMIIFFENLKPLQKVIDKKIAEQNVKKVETSKAMV, encoded by the coding sequence ATGAAAATAGATGATATTAAAGTTTTTGAAGGAAGAAATATATACTCCCATAAAAAATGCATTAAGATGTGTGTGGATCTGGAAGGGTACAGTGAAGTTCCTACAAAGGATATAAAAAACTTTAATGATAATCTGCTTAAAACAATACCGGAATTGAATGAACATAGATGCGGCATAGATAAAGAACATGGATTTGTGAAAAGACTACATGAAGGTACATATCTTGCCCATGTATGTGAGCATATCATAATCGCAATTCAGAACATGTTAGGAATTGATGTGTGTTACGGCAAATCAAGAGAAACACAAGGAGACAAATACTATATAGTATTCCAGTATATTTACAAAAATACTGGAGTTCAATCTGCCCGAACAGCAGTGGACATTATAAATTCCTTCATAAATCATACAGAATATGATTTTGAGAAGTCAATCAGTGCATTAAAGGATATATTGAGGGAAGAGGAGATAGGTCCGAGTACAGCTTCTATAATTCAGGAAGCTAAGAGAAGGAAAATACCTGTAACCCGAATAGGCGACAACAGTGTATTTCAATTGGGCTACGGGAAATACAGCAAAATTATAGAGGCTACCATATCTTCTAATACAAAGGCTGTAGCCGTTGATATAGCTTGTGACAAACTTCTGACAAAAGAAATATTGAGGAATCAATGCCTACCTGTAGCTGATGGGGATTCAGTAAAAAACATGGATGATCTTATTGAAAAGGCAGAACAAATAGGGTATCCGGTGGTGTTGAAACCTAGAAGAGGAAATCAGGGCAGGGGTGTGTTTCCAAATTTGAAAAATAAAGAAGAAGCTATGGAAGCATATAAATTATTATGTGATAACTTCAGCGACATAATTATAGAAAAGAATATATCGGGAAAAGATTATAGAATCTGCATTGTAAATGGCAAGGTTGTCGCTGTTTCCAAGAGGATAGCTCCATACGTTATTGGCGATGGAGCAAGCAGTATAAGAAAACTTATAGAAAATGTAAATATGGATGTCATGAGAGGTTATGGTCATGAAAAGCCGCTTACGAAGATAAAAATTGATGAGGAACTGAAAACATATATAGGTAAAAAGAACTATGATTTAAACAGTATTCTAAAAAAAGGTGAAAAACTAATTTTAAGAGAAAATTCCAACTTATCCACGGGAGGCAAGGCTTCTGACTGCACGGATATGATATGCAGTGAAAACATAGATATCTGTGAAAGGGCAGCCCAAGCAATAGGTCTGGATATCTGTGGGATAGATTTGTGCTGCAAGGATATAGGAAAATCTGCATTGAAGGATGGCGCAATACTGGAAATAAATGCTGCACCAGGTATAAGAATGCATCAGTATCCAAGTAAAGGGAAAGCTAGAAATGTTTCTAAAGCCATAGTAGATGAATTGTTTAAAAATTCTCCGATTACAATACCTATTGTGTCCATTACAGGTACTAACGGAAAGACCACAACTACTAGACTTCTATCTCATATATTGGGTGTAGCAGGATATAGAGTAGGTATGACTACCACGGGAGGAATTTATATAGGTGGTAAATGTATATATACTGGAGATACTACCGGATATTATAGTGCAAAGGCTGTGTTGAATAATCATGAAGTTGAAGCAGCCGTACTGGAAACTGCAAGGGGTGGAATAATAAAGAAAGGTCTTGCCTATGATAAAGCTGATGTTGGAGTTATAACAAATATAACAGAGGATCATCTTGGCATAGATGGAATAGAGACAATGGAGGACTTAGCTTTTGTCAAATCTCTTGTGGGAGAAGCCGTAAAGGATGACGGATATGTAGTATTGAATGCAGATGATCTTGTGAGTATGAGCATATTGAATAGAATTAAAGCAAGGATAATAATGTTTTCAAGAGATAAATATAATACTATGCTTAGAAACAATATAAATAAAGGTGCCCCTGGAATATATATATATGATGGAGTTATGTACTTTGAAAGAGAAGATACTGTTGTGCCAATAGTAAAAGTTTCTGATATAAAGATATCCATTGGTGGAAAGCTTATGTATAATGTGGAGAATGCCATGGCATCATGTGCAGCAGCTCTGGCACTAAATATAAGTTATGCAGATATAGGCAGTGGACTCAAAACCTTTTATGGTGATGCCATTTCAAATCCTGGAAGATTTAATATATATGAATTAAATAATGCAAAAGTAATTTTGGATTATGGGCACAATATAGAGGGCTATAAATCAGTAATTAAGGGAATTAAAAATATAACTCATGAAAGGCTTGTTGGAATAATAGGAGTTCCTGGAGACAGGACGGATAAAAGTATTGAAGAAATAGGAAGGATAGCAGGAGAAAATTTTGATTATATATACATTAAGGAAGATAAGGATAGAAGGGGAAGAAAACTCGGTGATGTAGCTGCAATTTTAAAAAGAGGTGTACTTAAAACGGGGTTTAATGTAAAAAAAGTGAGGACT
- a CDS encoding DUF3794 and LysM peptidoglycan-binding domain-containing protein, translated as MSMDLIKENIECEQLLAENFCDTIIKAEYVIPDTHPDVSDILILDAKPVITNEEVMQDKIFLEGKIDYNILYLAQEDDGKGIYSVNYTGDFSNYVEIPGVQHTMSCDSECYIEHMNCMIANERKIQIEGIIKLKGEVYKNYDFEVVKDIGGQDDIQMLKNPTTLDKIVGTVSSNLIAKTELQIASDKPQIGNILKVDAVIHKKDINVLEDKVQIEAYILIKVLYRGKDTKDIVIVEDDVLVNKEVELKGASPSMDSFTDFTLDGMEYTVREDDLGEDRIVQIEVLAKSNTKVMYKEDMDIIEDVYSPRSLMKIDKEDYELNVIHGQNTIQNMVKSNIELKDDEKLQNIFMCHGDVCITDKKIVEDKVVVEGVLNVKVLYGVSGGSISKADEEIPFTCSVDIPGSKIDMQCIAKASVESMDAGIEVNTIAIKAIIEVYARVNYITHKEFLVDADNLEEEIPEKKASLTIYVVQNGDTLWKISKRYSSTIEDLVKLNEIEDPDNIKIGDKLLIPGRAII; from the coding sequence ATGAGTATGGATTTAATTAAAGAAAATATAGAATGTGAACAACTTCTTGCTGAAAATTTCTGTGATACCATAATAAAAGCGGAATATGTAATACCCGATACCCATCCAGATGTTTCAGATATTTTAATATTGGATGCAAAACCTGTTATAACAAATGAAGAGGTAATGCAGGATAAAATATTTCTGGAAGGGAAAATTGATTATAATATATTGTATCTGGCACAAGAGGATGATGGAAAAGGAATATACAGCGTAAATTATACAGGAGATTTTTCAAATTATGTAGAAATTCCCGGAGTTCAACATACAATGAGCTGCGATTCGGAGTGCTATATTGAACATATGAATTGTATGATAGCTAATGAAAGAAAAATTCAAATAGAAGGAATTATAAAACTAAAGGGCGAGGTATATAAAAATTATGATTTTGAGGTTGTAAAAGATATAGGTGGTCAGGATGACATACAGATGTTGAAGAATCCAACTACTTTAGACAAGATAGTAGGTACGGTTTCAAGTAACCTGATAGCTAAAACGGAACTTCAGATAGCCTCTGACAAACCTCAGATAGGGAATATATTAAAGGTTGACGCAGTAATTCATAAAAAAGATATAAATGTACTTGAAGACAAGGTTCAAATAGAAGCATATATATTAATCAAAGTACTCTATAGAGGCAAGGATACCAAAGATATAGTAATTGTGGAGGATGATGTGCTCGTAAACAAGGAAGTAGAATTGAAGGGTGCGTCGCCGTCCATGGACAGTTTCACTGATTTTACGCTGGATGGTATGGAGTATACTGTAAGAGAGGATGATCTTGGAGAAGATAGGATAGTTCAAATAGAAGTACTTGCCAAATCAAATACAAAAGTTATGTATAAGGAGGACATGGATATAATAGAGGATGTCTATTCACCTCGTTCGCTTATGAAAATAGACAAAGAGGATTACGAACTGAATGTTATTCATGGTCAGAATACAATCCAGAATATGGTCAAGTCCAATATAGAATTGAAGGATGATGAAAAACTCCAGAATATATTTATGTGTCATGGAGATGTATGTATTACAGATAAAAAAATAGTTGAAGACAAGGTGGTTGTAGAAGGTGTGCTGAATGTAAAGGTCCTCTATGGAGTTTCAGGTGGCTCGATAAGCAAGGCAGATGAAGAAATACCCTTTACTTGTTCCGTAGACATACCTGGGAGCAAAATTGACATGCAGTGTATAGCAAAGGCTTCAGTTGAAAGCATGGATGCCGGTATAGAGGTAAATACCATAGCCATCAAGGCTATAATAGAAGTTTATGCAAGAGTTAACTATATTACACATAAGGAGTTCCTTGTAGATGCAGACAATCTTGAAGAAGAAATACCAGAAAAGAAGGCAAGTCTTACCATATATGTTGTTCAAAACGGTGATACTCTCTGGAAGATATCCAAAAGGTATTCCAGTACTATAGAGGATCTGGTCAAATTAAATGAGATAGAAGATCCTGACAATATAAAAATAGGAGATAAACTTCTTATACCGGGCAGGGCTATAATTTAA
- a CDS encoding glycosyltransferase family 4 protein, giving the protein MRIGIDGRAAKWYRGTGIGTYTYQLINCLNKIDRINNYTLFMPQDCKFEMTLRRNFQLNDTKDNRKDNFWDDINTPNILEDEKIQLYHIPQNGIGLPSKKNCKFIITLHDVIPYRMPETVSDRYLKLFSEYIPKIIPKCDGIITVSNFSKSDIIKAFDFPEDKIYVTPLASEDIYRPLDKRISRYIAKKYYSIEGDFILYVGGFSPRKNIIGTIKSFKRFISLYKKPINLVIVGNKGKSYALYKKCTEKLNIQDRVMFPGFISINHLPYIYNASKLFLYPSFYEGFGLPTIEAMACGTPVITSNRTSMPEVVGKGALLIDPENDVDLCNAMLNVLSDKKLYENLSRSGLYRSSQFSWKKTAERTLNIYDKIINER; this is encoded by the coding sequence ATGAGAATAGGAATTGATGGACGTGCTGCTAAATGGTATAGAGGTACAGGTATAGGTACTTATACTTATCAGCTAATAAATTGTCTCAATAAAATAGACAGAATAAACAACTATACTCTTTTTATGCCACAAGATTGCAAATTTGAAATGACTTTAAGAAGAAATTTTCAACTTAATGATACTAAAGATAATAGAAAAGATAATTTCTGGGATGATATAAATACCCCAAATATTCTAGAAGATGAAAAAATTCAACTTTATCATATTCCCCAAAATGGAATCGGGCTTCCATCTAAAAAAAACTGCAAGTTTATTATAACTCTTCATGATGTTATTCCATATCGCATGCCGGAAACCGTAAGCGACAGGTATTTAAAATTATTTTCAGAATATATTCCTAAAATAATACCGAAATGCGATGGAATAATTACTGTATCAAACTTTTCAAAGTCGGATATAATAAAAGCATTTGATTTTCCAGAAGATAAAATATATGTAACTCCCCTTGCCAGCGAGGATATATACAGGCCTCTTGACAAGCGCATAAGCAGATATATAGCCAAAAAATATTATTCTATAGAGGGTGACTTCATACTTTATGTGGGCGGATTCAGTCCGCGAAAAAATATAATAGGTACTATAAAAAGCTTCAAAAGATTTATTTCTTTATATAAAAAGCCCATAAATCTTGTTATTGTGGGAAACAAGGGTAAATCATACGCACTATATAAAAAGTGTACTGAAAAGTTGAATATACAGGATAGAGTCATGTTCCCGGGTTTTATATCTATAAATCATCTTCCTTATATATATAATGCATCAAAATTATTCTTATATCCTTCCTTTTATGAAGGTTTTGGCCTGCCTACTATAGAAGCTATGGCCTGCGGCACTCCAGTAATAACTTCCAACAGAACATCTATGCCAGAGGTAGTCGGAAAAGGTGCCCTATTAATAGATCCTGAAAATGATGTTGATTTATGCAACGCAATGTTAAACGTATTATCTGATAAAAAACTTTATGAAAATTTATCAAGATCCGGATTGTATAGGTCTTCCCAATTTAGCTGGAAAAAAACAGCAGAACGTACTTTAAATATTTATGATAAAATAATAAATGAAAGATAA
- a CDS encoding Veg family protein — translation MAKPNVLVSIRKNIEDHVGDKVTLKANGGRRKIFVNEGIIEKAYPSIFVIRLENETQRKVTYSYSDVLTKTVQLVFSA, via the coding sequence ATGGCAAAACCAAATGTTTTGGTTTCGATAAGAAAGAATATTGAAGACCACGTAGGCGATAAAGTTACATTGAAAGCAAACGGTGGCAGAAGAAAGATCTTTGTGAATGAAGGTATAATAGAAAAAGCTTATCCTAGCATTTTTGTAATTAGATTGGAAAATGAGACTCAAAGAAAAGTGACGTACAGCTATTCAGATGTTTTAACAAAGACAGTTCAACTGGTATTTTCGGCATAG
- a CDS encoding spore coat protein, which produces MYYFDLDSCFYKYLEAKRIIKISSFSYQIRTKDIDAVRIYNQLKVINEFHNRTLGYTGYMNKRLNNNLGRTIEQYKMYIKWLKRDLEEIKISYDKSEFKRIVGEVGKGYLEKAKKCIENIYENNYLCLLKRSMSRNEVCLKNISFNNLRMVQDTIEVINLDGCCYNMVEMDAVGLLKRLRRKSVDIDTYDVISNYCNISHLDKDSLEFMLSILNYPYEFMKCCNKYRYRINSLPEKVYIDELKKIISK; this is translated from the coding sequence GTGTATTATTTTGATCTTGATTCATGCTTTTATAAATATCTGGAAGCCAAAAGGATAATCAAAATTAGTAGCTTCAGCTATCAAATTAGAACCAAGGATATAGATGCTGTTAGAATATACAATCAGTTGAAAGTAATAAATGAATTTCACAATAGAACTTTAGGTTATACAGGTTACATGAATAAAAGGTTAAATAACAATCTTGGCAGGACTATAGAACAATATAAAATGTATATAAAATGGCTTAAAAGAGATCTGGAGGAAATAAAAATTTCATATGATAAAAGTGAGTTTAAAAGGATAGTTGGTGAAGTTGGTAAAGGTTATCTGGAGAAAGCTAAAAAATGTATAGAGAATATATACGAAAATAATTATTTGTGTCTTTTAAAGAGAAGCATGAGCAGAAATGAAGTTTGTCTTAAAAATATATCTTTCAATAATTTAAGAATGGTACAGGATACTATAGAAGTAATTAATTTGGATGGATGCTGTTACAATATGGTTGAAATGGATGCAGTAGGTCTGTTGAAAAGGCTGAGACGAAAATCGGTAGATATTGATACTTATGATGTTATATCAAACTATTGCAATATATCACATTTGGACAAGGACAGTCTAGAATTTATGTTATCTATACTTAATTATCCATATGAATTTATGAAATGCTGTAATAAATACAGATACAGAATAAACTCTTTACCTGAAAAAGTGTATATTGATGAACTAAAAAAGATTATATCTAAGTAG
- a CDS encoding CotS family spore coat protein translates to MMREFEIERQFDVKIESIKPNRGVYFLKTNKGLKCLKKINYGTQKLLFVYGAKEHLIKNGFPRVDKYSVNINGNPYALVNEDIYTLSEWIPGRECDFKDDIDIKNASKCLANLHESSKGYQPPENSKLKTDLGRWHHLMEKRVRSLDKMRDMSRKKNNKGKFDMNYIKEVEFYKDFGKRAIKVLKDSKYNELCELTEQEMSFCHHDFTYHNIIIDDNDNVNVIDFDYCKREIRVYDISTFMIKVLKRVNWNIDYAKLIIDSYNEVSELKEEEYTVLFAFLLFPQRVWRLANRYYYNEVNWPVNTFSNKLEQLISEKDKYVEFIDEFKKLYNLKEI, encoded by the coding sequence ATGATGCGAGAATTTGAAATAGAGAGGCAATTTGATGTTAAGATTGAATCTATAAAGCCTAATAGAGGTGTATATTTTTTAAAAACCAATAAGGGTTTGAAGTGTTTAAAAAAGATAAATTACGGTACTCAAAAACTTTTGTTTGTTTATGGTGCTAAGGAGCATCTTATTAAAAATGGATTTCCGAGAGTGGATAAGTATTCCGTTAATATAAATGGTAATCCATATGCACTTGTCAATGAGGATATATATACCTTGTCGGAATGGATTCCTGGAAGGGAATGCGACTTTAAAGATGACATTGATATTAAAAATGCATCGAAATGTCTTGCAAATTTGCATGAATCTTCTAAAGGATATCAGCCTCCTGAAAATAGCAAACTTAAAACCGATCTGGGAAGATGGCATCATCTTATGGAGAAGAGAGTTAGGTCCCTTGATAAAATGCGTGATATGAGCAGGAAGAAAAATAATAAGGGCAAGTTTGATATGAATTATATAAAGGAGGTGGAATTCTATAAAGATTTTGGAAAACGGGCCATAAAAGTACTTAAAGACTCGAAGTATAATGAATTATGTGAATTAACTGAACAGGAGATGAGTTTCTGTCATCACGATTTCACATACCACAATATCATAATTGATGATAATGACAATGTAAATGTAATAGATTTCGATTATTGCAAGCGGGAAATAAGAGTATATGATATTTCAACTTTTATGATTAAAGTTTTAAAGAGAGTTAACTGGAATATTGATTATGCAAAACTTATAATAGATTCTTACAATGAAGTCAGTGAACTTAAAGAAGAAGAATATACAGTACTATTTGCATTTTTATTGTTTCCTCAGAGAGTATGGAGACTTGCCAACAGATATTATTATAATGAAGTTAACTGGCCGGTAAATACGTTCAGTAACAAACTAGAACAGCTGATTTCTGAAAAGGACAAATATGTTGAATTTATTGATGAATTTAAGAAATTATACAATTTAAAAGAGATATGA
- a CDS encoding CotS family spore coat protein: MADRYSDKKCLTDYDLCVELFKRFDLKVYDVVPVRNVYMISTDKGEKILKKIEYTLEELDFIYDVLNYIRIKFNRIVNFVKNRQGDIYTIWNGDMYCIMDVVDGIECNFNNPIDLTAASKSLGELHRASEGFKTDLRSKYNTGKTIDTFKRRIEEMEFFKNIVNIHENKNTFDEIFIKDADYYIDEIKKSIDMLEGAGYYKLCSEDDKIAVCHNDLAYHNILINSGEAYFIDFDYAMIDIKVHDLCNFINKVIKNFAFDIDKAKLIVKNYCKTNSLSSREIKVLGAMLTFPYDFYTISRDYYARRKEWDESVFLDRMRKKASYKKDRQEFLKDFQKEMCSI, encoded by the coding sequence TTGGCAGATAGATATTCTGATAAAAAGTGTCTTACGGATTATGACTTATGTGTGGAACTCTTTAAAAGATTTGACTTGAAAGTATATGACGTGGTTCCGGTTAGGAATGTTTATATGATATCTACGGATAAAGGTGAAAAGATTTTAAAGAAGATTGAATATACTTTAGAGGAATTAGATTTTATATATGATGTTTTAAATTATATAAGAATCAAATTCAATAGAATTGTAAACTTTGTAAAAAACAGGCAGGGAGACATTTATACTATATGGAATGGAGATATGTATTGTATAATGGATGTGGTAGACGGTATCGAATGTAACTTTAATAATCCTATAGATTTGACTGCTGCATCAAAGTCACTTGGGGAACTTCATAGAGCTTCCGAGGGATTCAAGACTGATTTGCGAAGTAAATATAATACGGGAAAGACTATCGATACATTTAAAAGAAGAATTGAAGAAATGGAGTTTTTCAAAAATATAGTGAATATCCATGAAAATAAAAATACATTCGATGAGATATTCATAAAAGATGCTGATTATTATATAGATGAAATAAAAAAGAGCATAGACATGCTGGAGGGTGCAGGCTATTATAAATTATGCAGCGAAGACGATAAGATAGCTGTATGCCACAATGATTTGGCATATCACAATATATTGATAAACAGCGGCGAAGCCTATTTTATAGATTTTGACTATGCCATGATTGATATCAAGGTACATGATTTGTGTAACTTTATAAATAAGGTAATCAAAAATTTTGCCTTTGATATAGACAAGGCCAAATTGATAGTTAAAAATTATTGCAAAACCAACAGTTTGAGTAGTAGAGAAATTAAAGTTTTAGGTGCTATGCTAACTTTTCCATATGATTTTTATACTATTTCAAGGGATTATTATGCAAGACGCAAAGAATGGGATGAAAGTGTATTTCTTGATAGGATGAGGAAAAAAGCATCCTATAAAAAAGATAGACAGGAATTTTTAAAAGATTTTCAAAAGGAAATGTGTAGCATTTAA